TCCCCTGAGGGATTCACCGTCATGGCGGGCGTCGGCGCGTACGGCGCCCTGCAGTCGGCTCACTGGGCAACCCAGGCGGCCGAGGCCGGCGCGAGCTGCGTCATGCTGCTGCCGCCGAACACGTTCCGCGCGAACCACGAGCAGGTCAAGGAGCACTACGCCACCGTCGCGAAGGCCGGCCTGCCGATCATCGGCTACAACAACCCCATCGACACCAAGGTCGACCTGGTTCCCGAGCTGATCGCCGACATCTTCCACGCCGGCAACGTCGTGGGCGTGAAGGAGTTCTCGGGCGATCCCCGTCGCATCTACGAGATCAAGGAGCTCGCTCCCGAGATCGACATCCTGATCGGCACCGACGACACGGTGCTCGAGGTCGGCCTCGCCGGCGCGGTCGGCTGGGTGTCCGGCTACCCCAACGCGATCCCGCAGACCTGCATCGAGCTGTTCAACCTGTGCACCTCGGGCAATGTCCAGGATCTCGTCCGCGGCCAGGAAATGTACCGCGACCTGCACTCGCTGCTGCGCTGGGATTCGAAGACCGAGTTCGTCCAGGCGATCAAGCTGTCGATGGATGTCGTTGGCCTCAAGGGCGGCAAGAGCCGTCCGCCGCGTGGCCCGCTCTCCCCCGAGATCACCGCGCGCATCATCGCCGACACCGAGGCCGCAGTCGCCAAGGGTTACGGTAAGTAACACGTTTCACGCTTCACCCGGCCGGGGCGTGCCGCACCATCTTGGCGCGCCCCGGCCGTCCACCAACGCTTCTCGGGCGCATGATGCCCGTCCTGGACAGGAGGCCATGATGCGCACATCCCGCGTCTTCCACGCCGTCGATTCCCACACCGAGGGTATGCCCACCCGCGTCATCACCGGCGGCGTCGGCGTCTTTCCCGGGGCCACCATGGCCGAGCGACGGACCTGGTTCATGGAGAACTCGGACCACATTCGTACCCTCCTCATGACCGAGCCTCGCGGCCACGCCTCGATGAGCGGCGCGATCCTGCAGCCCCCGACGCGTCCCGACGCCGACTGGGGAGTGCTCTACATCGAGGTCTCCGGCTGCCTGCCCATGTGTGGGCACGGCACCATCGGCGTCGCCACCGTGCTGGTCGAGACCGGGATGGTCGAGGTGACCGAGCCGATCACCACTATCCGCCTCGACACCCCGGCCGGCCTCGTCGTGGCAGAGGTCGCCGTCGCGGACGGCAAGGCCGAGCACGTCACCATCACGAACGTTCCCTCCTTCTCGGTGCGCCGCGGCGCGCAGGTCGACGTGCCGGGCCTCGGTAGCGTCACCTACGACCTCGCCTTCGGCGGAAACTTCTACGCGATCGTCACGCTCGACTCACTGGGCATCGAGTTCCGGCAGGATCGCAGCAACAAGCAGCAGCTGCTCGACGCGGGCCTCGCGATCTCGGAGGCGATCAACGCCGCCGACGAACCGGTACACCCCGAGCGCGACGACATTCGCGGCTGCCACCACGTGTACCTCGAGGCGCCCGGGTCGAACGCGACGCTCTCGCGGCACGCGATGGCGATCCAGCCCGGCTGGTTCGATCGCTCCCCCTGCGGCACCGGGACAAGCGCCCGGATGGCGCAGCTGCACGCCCGCGGCGAGCTGCCCCTGCACCAGGACTTCACGAACGAGTCGTACATCGGCTCGCGCTTCGTCGGCCGCCTGATCGGCGAGACGGCGGTGGCCGGGATCCCCGCGGTCATCCCGACTATCACGGGCCGCGCCTGGATCACGGGCACCGCCCAGTACATGCTCGACCCGAGCGATCCGTTCCCGACGGGATTCTCGCTGTGAGCCTCGCGTTCCTCGACGCGGACGCGGTGCGCCGCGCCCTCCCGTTCGGCGTGGCAATGGATGCGCTCGACGCGGCGCTTCGCACCCACGTCGATCCCGAGCTGGACGGGCCACGACTGTTCAGCGACGCCCCCGGCGGCGAGTTCCTGGTCATGCCCGCCCAGGGGGCCGAGTTCAGCGGCCTCAAGGCGCTGACCGTCGCACCCGGCAACCCCGCGCGCGGGCTCGAGAAGATCCAGGGCCTCTACCTGCTCTTCTCGTCTGACGCGCTCGCCCCGGTCGCTGTCCTCGAGGGCGCCTGCCTGACCGCCATTCGCACGCCGGCCGTCACCATCTCCGCAGTCCGGGCGCTCGCGGCGATCGCCCCTGCCGGCGGCGAGCTTCCGGCCGCCCCGCGCATCCTCGTGTTTGGCGCGGGCGTCCAGGCGCTCAGCCACATCCGGGCTGCCCACGTCGCCTTCCCGGATGCCACGTTCGAGCTCATCGGCCGCCGACCTGAGCGCGTGGCGGCGCTCATCCAGGAGCTTCAGGGCGACCCCGAAAGCGCGTCTCTCGAGGTCGCTGACCGCACCAGCGACGTGGACGCCGCAGTCGCCGACGCGGACATCATCATCTGCGCGACGAGCGCGAGCGCGCCGCTCTTCGACGGCCGGCTCGTACAAGATCACGCCATCGTCGCCGCTACCGGCACCCACGGCCTCGATATGCGCGAGGTCGACGACCACCTCGTCACCCGCAGCGACCTCGTGGTCGAGGGACGCGGCTCGGCCGAGCGCGAGAACGGCAACCTGGCGACCACCTGGAGCGAGGCCGACTGGCGCGAGCGACCCCCGGCGAACCTCCGCGACCTCGCGCTTGGGCGCATGGCCCGTTCCGCCGGTCGGCCCGCCCTCTACACCGGCGTCGGCATGTCGTGGGAAGATCTTGTCTGCGCTACCGCCGCATACGCGACGTACCTTCACTCCTCGAAGTAGCGCGGCAAGGAGCCCACATGTCGATCGAGTCTCAGACCTACTCAGCCAGCTTCAACCCGCTGCGTCGCCCGTTGAACCTGCGTGAGTCGGTCCTCGAACAACTCCGCACCGCGATTATCACGGGCGGGCTCGCGGAGGGCACCGTGGTGTCTGCACCAACGCTCGGTCAGGCGCTCGGAGTTTCGGCAACCCCCGTGCGGGAGGCGATGATGGACCTCGCCCGCGAGGGTCTCGTCGAAACGATCAAGAACAAGGGATTCCGGATCACGGCCATGTCCGACAAGGAGCTCGACGACCTCGCGGCGATCCGCCTGCTCATTGAGCCGCCGTCGATACACGGCGTCGTCGGCAAGATCTCCGCAACCGGGTTCGCCGAGCTGCGCGAGCTCGCCGACCTCTGCCTGGAGGCCGCGATCGCGGAGGACCTCGAGGCGTACCTGCGCCACGACCGCGAACTCCACGCGCGCCTGCTGAGCTACACCGGCAACCCGCAACTCGTCGACCTCGCCACCAAGCTTCGCCTGCGCACCCGCATGTATGGCTTGTCGGCACTCGCCCGCAACAAGAAACTTGCGGACTCGTCCCGCGAACACCATGAGCTTCTGCGCTTGCTGCAGGAGGACGATGGCGCCGGCGCCGAACAGCTCCTGCGCGCGCACATCAGCCACGCCCGCGAGATCTGGGCGACCGGCGGCGACAGCGAACCACCCACGGAGGGCAGCGCGTGACCCAAACCTCTGACGTTGTCATCATCGGCGCTGGCATCATTGGCTGCGCGACCGCGTACTTCGCGGCTCGCGCGGGACTGTCCGTCACGGTGGTCGAAAGGGACCTCCCCGCGGGCGGCACCACCTCACGCTGCGAGGGAAACATCCTCGTCTCGGACAAAGAGCTCGGCCCCGAGCTCGAACTCACGCAGTACTCGCTCGGCATCTGGAAAGGCGAGCTCGCCGAGTTCGGCCACCTTTGGGAGTTCGAGGCCAAGGGCGGCATCATCGTGGCGTCCGAGGAGTCGAGCCTGAAGACCCTCGAGCGGTTCTCGTCCGCCCAGCGTGGTTTCGGCATCAACGCCCAGCGCCTCGATAGCGGCGAGCTGCGCGCGCTCGAACCGAACGTCACCGACCGTGCCCTCGGCGCGGCTTTCTACCCCGAGGACAGCCAGGTGCAGCCCATCCTGGCGGCGACCCACCTCCTGCGCCTCGCCCAGCTGGCCGGCGCGACGCTCGTCACCCGCGCGCCCGTCACCGAGCTGCTGCGCGACGGCGATCGGGTCACCGGGGTGCGCACCCCGCGCGGCGACTTTTCCGCCGCCCACGTCGTCAACACGGCAGGCCCCTGGAGCGGCGAGGTTGCGAAGCTCGCCGGAGTCGCGCTGCCGATCCTGCCCCGTCGCGGCTTCGTACTCGTGACCGAGCCGCTGCCACCCCGGGTATTCCACAAGGTCTATGCCGCCGAGTACGTCGACAACGTCGCCACCGCCGACGAGGGCCTGCAGGCCTCACCCGTGGTGGAGGGCACTCCGGCCGGCAGCATCCTCATCGGCTCGAGCCGCGAACGCATCGGCTTTGACGGGACGGTAAGCCCCGAGGCGCTCGCGACCATCGCGCGAAACGCGATCACCCTCTTCCCCTTCCTGGAGCGCACGCGGATCCTGCGCCAGTACCACGGGTTCCGCCCCTACTGCCCCGACCATCTTCCGGTCATCGGGCCCGACCCCCGCACTCCGGGTCTCTGGCACGCCAGCGGGCACGAGGGCGCCGGCATCGGGCTCTCCGTCGGCACCGGAAAGCTGCTCGCGCAGGCGCTCGCCGGCGAGCACACCGACCTGCCCCTTACCGCCTTCCGTCCCGAACGATTCGATGAGGAGCGTGCCGCATGAGCGAGACGACCCCCGACCGCGTACAGGCCACCTTCGAGGGCGAGCCCATCGAGGCCGACGCCGGCGCGAGCATCGCGGCGGCCCTGATTGGCTCGGGGCGCCAGGCGTGGCGCACCACTCGCGGCGGCACGCCGCGCGGGCTGTTCTGCGGCATCGGCGTCTGCTTCGACTGCCTCGTCGAGGTCGATGGCGAGTCGGGCCAGCGGGCTTGCATGATTCCGCTCGCGCCAGGCATGGACGTGCGCGCTCACGGGGGCGAGTTCGCGGACGGGGCCGGGGCCGGGTCAGCCGCGGCAGAAGGCGCTGCCTCTCCAGCAGGATCCTGCGAGAGCTCACCGACCGACATGAACTCAGCGACGGACGGGGTCGGCGCGTGAAGCCGGTCAGCACGGCCCCCCGGTTCGACGTCGCAATCGTCGGGGCGGGGCCGGCCGGCCTTGCCGCGTCAGAGACCGCCCTCGCCGGCGGCGCCCGTGTCGTCGTAATCGATTCGGGCGCTCAGCCGGGCGGCCAGTTCTGGCGGCACCGCTCGGAGGCTGCGGGGGTGCGCGACGGCGGTGAGTTCCATCACGGCTGGGGCGAATACCTCGAGCTTCGGGCTGCCTTCGACGCCGGCATCGCTTCCGGCGCCCTTACCTACCTCCCTGCCACGAGCGTATGGCTCGCCAGGCAGCGCCCGAACGAGGAGTTCCGGCTCGACCTCGCTCCGAGCTACGGCCCGGGAACGTCGACGATCCCGGCTGTGCAGGCCACGCGCCTCGTGCTCGCCACCGGTGGCTACGACCGCCAGCTGCCCGTGCCGGGCTGGGATCTGCCCGGCGTGATGGCGGCCGGGGGCATCCAGGCGCACGTGAAGCAGAACGGCTCGCTGCCGGGTTCACGGTTTGTGATTGCTGGCACCGGCCCGTTCCTGCTGCCGGTCGCCGCGAACGTCACCCAGGCCGGGGGCACCGTGGCGGCCGTGCTCGAGTCGGCGAACCTCGCCGACTGGCTGCCCCGCCTGCACCGCGCCGCCGGCGTGCCATCGAAGGGGTTGGAGGGAGCCGGCTACATCTGGACCTTCCTGCGCCACCGCATTCCCTACCGCCCGCGCACCATCATCACCGAGATTCTCGGCGACGACCGCGTCACCGGCGTCCGCACAGCCCGGGTCGGCCGTGACGGCGTCCCGGTCGCCGGGACCGAACGCACGATCTCCGGCATCGACGGCGTCGGCCTCGGCTGGGGCTTCACCCCGCAGCTCGAACTGCCGGTGCAGCTCGGCGTGCAGACCGCGGTCGACGTTGACGGGTCGCTCATCGCCCCGGTCGACGACGGTCAACGCAGCAGCGTGCCCGGGCTCTTGCTCGCGGGTGAGCTCACCGGCGTCGGGGGCGCAGCGCTCGCGGTGCTCGAGGGCCGCATCGCCGGCCGCGTGGCCGCCGCTGAAGCGTTGGGGGGCGGCTCGGGTGCAGTCTCTGGCACCGCCTCGGGTGCCGCCCTCGCGCGTCCCGCCGAGCTGCGCTCCGCGCGCCGCCAGCGGGCCTTCGCCTCGGCGATGCACCAGGCGCACCCCGTGCCCGCCGGCTGGCAGGAAGTTGTCACCGATGACTGCCTCGTCTGCCGCTGCGAGGAGGTCGACGCGGGCACCATCCGCGCCGCGCGCAGCGAGCTTTCCGGCGACGACCACCGCTCCCAGAAGGGCGTCACCCGCGCCGGCATGGGCTGGTGCCAGGGCCGGGTCTGCGGCTTCGCCGCCGCCTCAATCGCCGGGGCTGGCGCACCCACACAGGCCTCGCTGGCGAGCTCGTCCAAGCGCCCGATCGCTCAACCGGTGCCGCTTTCGGCGCTGACGGAGATCGAGTAGACGAGCCACTGCGCGTCGGGCGGCGCTGCTGCCTCAGCCTAGAGCGATGCCTTCTCGACTAAGTATCGTGCCGCCCGCTCAGCGCTGGCGAGCTTGGCCACGCTGACGGGGTCATGCCCGTAGCCGGCACGGGTCTTCATCGCGAGCAAGACCCCTAGAGATTTGGCTGCTTGCTTGTCCACAGAAGCGATCAGGGCAATCGCGTCCTGATGGTTCTCACCCTTGGCATGCTTACCCAATGCGCCAGCGCAAATTGCGTCCGCCGCCGCGATACCGGCATGTACGAACAACGTCACGCAGGCGTCCGCGATATCTGCACCCTCGGAGAGTTCTCGCGCGTCATCTGCAACCTGCAAGAACTGCTGAGCTTTGGCAAGCCTGCCCAGCCGGACCGCTTTGTCGGCAGCGACGGTTCTCGCGTTTTCGCGCTTCGGGGTCATGCGTGCGCTACTTCCTTACGGAGCTGCTTACGAAGCCAGGACGGGTCACCCGCGAGATCGATGCCCTCCGCGAGAATCGAGTCGAAAATACTCGCAGGCCGCACCTCTGAGCTGCGGTACACCAGAGGACGCACATCGTTACCGGTCCACAGCGTTACCCGCGCCGCCAGCTGACCCACCGCTTCCTCCACAGATTCTTCTGTCGCCGCGTCCGGCATGATGACAAGAATGTCGATGTCACTGTCGTCATGCATATCGTTGCGCGCAGCGGATCCGAAGATCTTGGCAGTGAGCGGCTGGACCTGCCACACGGAAATGTCTTGGCGAATACGCGAAATCAGCTCGCTCTTGATTCCGGCAATCCTCAGAATGATCTCTGCCAGGAGGTGGTCCTGGTTGAGCGCGTAAGCGATGCTTCTTCCCACACTCCGCTCGAGGAGCACTCCCTGCGCCGCAAGCCGCGCGACTGATTTACGTATGCCTTGAGGCGAGCCGTGCTCGGGCAACAACTGGTGGATCTGCTGTATTGACAGGTACTGTTCAACGCGAGCCAGCACCGTCAACACCTGAGAATCGAGCCCGGTGGTGCTGACCGCCGCGAATGGATTTTGCAGACGCATGTGCAGTCACCTCCCTTGTTCCTACACACGAGAAAGCCTGACACAAAAGTAGTCACTTGTCCACAAAAGTAGACGAGCGTGCACTTAAGTAGACGAATATGGCGATTCCCCCACCTTCGTTCCCCGGACGATAACTCACGCTGGACGCTAATTTCGCGTACGTAATTGTCCGGGGAAGGCGCACTCGCAGGGCGCCGGGCGCCGGCTTACGCGCGGGGCCGGGCGCCCAAACGCCAAGGGGAGGAGACGCAACGCGTCCCCTCCCCTTTCAGCGCACGGCAGCTACGAACCGAGGTACGCCTCGATGACGCGCGGATCCTGCGCCAACTCCGCAGCCGGACCCTGCATCGTGACGCGACCCGACTCGAGCACGTACGCCCGGTCGGCGATCTGCAGCGCCGCACGGGCGTTCTGCTCGACGAGGAGGATGGTGGTCCCCTCGGCGTTGATCATCTTGATGATCTCCATCACCTGCTTCACGATCAGCGGCGCAAGCCCCATTGAGGGCTCGTCCAGCAGCAGCAGCTTCGGGCCACCCACGAGGGCGCGGCCCAGCGCCAGCATCTGCTGTTCGCCGCCCGAGAGCGTGCCGCCCTGCTGATTGCGCCGCTCCGCAAGACGAGGCATCAGCTCGTACGCGTGATCGGCGCGGTCGGCGACCAGCTTCTGGTCCTTGACCAGGTAGCCGCCGAGCAGCAGGTTCTCGTGCACCGACATCGTCGAGAAGACGCGACGACCCTCGGGAATGTGCAGGAGGCCAGCCCCCACGAGATCCCACGGCTGCTGCTTGGTGAGATCGCGATCTCCCCAGGTCACCGTGCCACTCTTCGCCCGCACGAGCGCCGAGATCATCGACAGCGTCGACGTCTTGCCCGCGCCGTTGTTGCCGAGCAGCGAGACGATCTCGCCCTCGTTGACCTCAAGGGAGAGGTCCCGCAGCGCGTGCACTCGGTTGTAGTAGAGCTCGACATTTTCAAGGGTGAGTTTCATCAGTCTTCCTCCCCCAGGTACGCCGCGATGACGACCGGATCGTTCTTGATCTGTTCGGGCGTCCCATCGGCGATCTCTTTGCCGTAGTTGAGTACAACGATGCGCTCGGAGATCTGCATCACGAGGCCCATATCGTGCTCGATCAGCACGATACTCACGCCCAGGTCGCGAATCTTCCGGATCAGGTCGATCAGCTCGGCCTTCTCGTTGTGGTTAAGGCCGGCGCCCGGCTCGTCCAGCAGCAGCAGCCGCGGCTGCGTCGCCAGGGCGCGCGCAATCTCGACTCGGCGCTGCTCGCCGTAGGGCAACTGCGTGACGAGCAGCTCGTCGTCGGCACGGAAGCCGACGAAGTCGAGCCAACCCTGCGCGTCGCGCGTGCACTGCTCTTCGCTGCGCCGGTAGCGCGGGCTCTGCAGCATGGCGTCGAAGATGTTCTGGCCAAGGGTGGCGTGCATCCCCGTCTTCACGTTCTCGAGCACCGACATGTCTGAGAAGAGGCGCACGTTCTGGAACGTGCGCGCCATTCCCTTTTTCGTGATGTACGACGGCTTCTTGCGCGTCATCGGCTCACCGTCGAACGTCACCGATCCTGAGTTAGGCCGGTAGAACCCCGAGATGCAGTTGAACGCCGAGGTCTTGCCGGCGCCGTTCGGGCCGATCACCGAGACGATCTCACCCTCGCGCACCGAGAACGACAGCCCGTCGACGGCTTTGATACCGCCGAAAGCCACCGCGAGGTCCGAAACCTGCAGGAGCACCTTCTTCTCGCCCCCGGCAGAAGCCTGCGACTCGGCTGCGGGCGTGTGCAGCGTTGACTCACTCATTTCTTGTCCTCCGCTTCGCTCGGAAGCTCACCGATCACGGTCACCGTCGAAGTTTCGGGGGGCGGTGGAATCTCGCGTTTCTTGAGGAACGGCAGGATCGCGTTCGCCGGCCAAATGCCCTTCGGGCGGAAGATCATGACCACCACGAGCAGCACGCCGAACATCAAGAAGCGCCACTCAGAGAACTCACGCAAGAACTCGGGGGCGAGCGACACGAAGAGTGCACCGATGATGACCCCGGGCACTGATCCCATCCCGCCCAGCACGACGGCCATCAGCACGAGCGCCGAGTACAAGAACTCGAAGCTGTTTGGCGATATCGCGCTTAAGTGGGCCGCCATCAGCGTGCCCGCGAAACCACCCCAGACGGCGCCGATAATGTACGCCATGAGCTTTGTGGCGTAGCCGTTGATGCCCATCGCCTCGCTGACGTCCTCGTCGTCACGCACGGACTTCCAGGCGCGGCCCATCTTGCCGCGGCCCAGGCGGGCGACGGCGACCACGGCGATGCCGATGCCGATGAAGAGCACGAAGTAGTAGAACAGGACCTTCGAGTTGAACTGCACCCCGAACAGGTTCAGCCCGTCCGAGAACGACCAACCGAAGAACGACATCGTGGGAATACCGTGGATGCCCGAGGGGCCGCCGGTGACCTTGAGGTTGTTCGCGGTGATGCGAATGATCTCACCGAAGCCGAGCGTCACGATGGCGAGGTAGTCGGAGCGCAGCCGCAGGGTTGGGCCACCGATCACCACACCGGCGATGACACAGGCGAGCACGACGAACGGGATGGTCTCGATCATCGAGAGCCCGAACTGGGTGGTGAGGATGCCGCTGGTATAGGCGCCCACCGCCATGAAGGCGATGTAGCCGAGGTCGAGCAGGCCGGCATAGCCGACCACAACGTTGAGTCCCATCGCGAGCACGATGTAGATGAACGCCGAGGTCAGGATCGAGATCAGGTAGGGCGTCGCCGAAACGAACGGCAGCACCGCAGCACCGACGAACAGCACCGCCGCAACGATCTTCATGAAGGTCGCGGGGGCGAGGGCGCCCTTGGGCTGCGGGGGCCGCGTGATAAACGGCATCGGGGCGGGCAGGCGGTTCAGTGCTTTTGCCATGACTAGACCCTCTCTACTACGCGCTCGCCCAGCAGGCCGGTCGGCTTGAAGATGAGCAACAGGATCAAGAACCCGAAGGCGAAGACGTCGCGCCACTCACCGCCGAAGAAGTTCGTGCCGAACGACTCAAGGAGGCCGAGCACCAGCCCGCCCAGCATGGCGCCATAGAGGTTGCCAATGCCACCGATCACGGCGGCGGTGAATGCCTTCAACCCGATCACGAACCCCATCAAGAAGTCGATCGAGCCATAGTATGCGGCAGCCATCACACCGGCCGCGCCGGCGAGGGCCGAGCCGATGAAGAAGGTGCGAGAGATGACCTTGTTGACGTTCACGCCCATCAAGAGCGCCGCCTTTTGATCGAGCGCGATGGCTCGCATGGCGCGACCCTCACGGGTGTGCATGATGTAGCGCTGCAAGAAGAACATGAGGAGCGCTGCGACCACCATGAGGACGATCTGCGCAACGGTGATGCGGGCCCCGAGAATGTCGATCGGGTTGCCCGAGAGCCGAACCGGGAAGACCTTGGGGTTCGGGCCGAAGATCTGGCGCACCGCGTACTCGAGCGTGAACGAGACGCCCACAGCCGTGATCAGCACGGCGAGTCTGGGGCTCTTGCGCAGTGGCCGGTAGGCGATGCGCTCAATGACCACGCCGATGCCACCGGTGAGCAGCATCGTGATAAGCAGGACGAGCAGCAGCACCGGGATCGAGACGACGCCCAGCAGGCCCGTGAGGCCGCCGACGATGATGAACGACAGGAAGGCGCCCACCATGTACAGGTCGCCGTGGGCGAAGTTGAGCAGCTTGATGATGCCGTAGACCATGCTGTAGCCGAGAGCGACTAGAGCGTAAAACGAGCCGACGAACAGGCCGTTCCAAATAAGTTGAAGCATGAATTACCTCTCGCTTGAGGCTGACCACCGACACAATTCGGGGTGGGAGCGCGCACGCTGCCACCCCGAACTGCTGTCAGATGTGGTTAGCCCTGCAGGTCGTCGTGGAGAACGAACGTGCCCTCAGGTCCGACCTTGACGATGACGAAGCCACCGCCCGAGAGCGTGCCGTCCTCGGTGAACTTCAGCGGACCGGAGAAGAGCTCGAGGCCGTCGATCGCCTGGATGGCGTCCTTGACCTTCGTGCCGTCGGTCGAGCCGGCGTCCATCATGCCCTGTGCCACGACGCGCACGGCGTCGTAGGCCTGCATCGAGTAGGGGCCCGGGGCGTCGCCGCCGGAGACCTTCTCGTAGTCGGCGATCCAGGTGCCCGCGTTCTCAAGCATGTCGGGGGTCTTGGTGAAGGTACCGAATACGTTCTCGGTGAACTCCGTGCCCGCGATCTCCGAGAACTGAGCATCGACCGTGCCGTCGCCGACGAGGATCGGGCCGGTGTAGCCGGCCTCGCGCAGCTGGCGCGTCAGCAGGCCGCCGGCCTGGTAGTAGCCGGTCCAGACGACGAAGTCGGGGTTCGTGTCGGTCACAGCCTTGACGTTGGCCGAGAAGTCCTTGTCGTCGGGGTTGACGGCGCCGTCCAGCACGACCTCGGGCGAACCCGCGGCCTCGGCGTCGGCGATGAAGGTCGTCGCGAGGTCCTTCGAGTAATCAGTCTGGTCGTTGAGGACGGCAACCTTCGTCGCGCCTTCCTGCGTCGCAAACTGCAGCCCCGACGCCGCCTGCTGTGCGCCGGTGCCGTTAATCATGAAGGCACCCTGGCCGACGAGCGCGTTCGAGTTCGCTGCCGGAATGACCATGGGGATGTTCGCCTCGGCGAAGATGGGCAGCGTCGGGAGCGTTGCGCCCGAGCAGTAGCCACCGACCGAGCCGAGCACGCCGGCGGTCACGAGCTTTTGCGCCGCAGCGACGGAGGCCGTCGCGTCACAGGCATCGTCCTCAACAACGAGTTCGAGGTCGCGGCCGTCAATCCCGCCGTCAGCATTGATCTCATCGATCGCCAGCTGAGCGCCGTTCTTCATGTAGTCACCGAAAGCGGCTTCCGAGCCCGAGAACGGGGCCAGCATGCCGAGCTTGATGGGGCCTTCACCGCTGTCGCCGCCGGCATCGCCCGAGGCGAGTCCGCCCGAGCAGCCCGAGAGCACGAGTGCGGCACTGGCCGCGAGGGCGGTGAGGGCAATTGCGCCCTTGAACCGCGAGTTGGACTTCGAGAACATTCAGTTTTCCTTCCGTTGAAACGCCTTTGATTCTTCGGACCTGCGAGATGTGGTGCCCCCGTGACACACAACCATGGGTGCTCGGAATCTCTGGGCTCAACCTACACGAACCACTAACAGTGCAATGGTACAGATTGAACCACTCGGCGTGTCATTCGGGCATACGCTGAGGAAAACCCGGATAAAAATGCCGAAATTCCGGGAGAAAAGCGAATTCGCGTGCTGCGGTAACTATCCGGTATCAATCGCGCATCTGCCTCGAGAGACGAGGTTGTGTGGGCCGAATCCGGCGCCTACTGGCTCGCTTTCTTCGCCGCGGCCTTTGCGGCGCGCTTATGCTCCCGCACCATGAGGAGGGACTCCGGGGACACAATGTCGGCGACGCTTCGAAACGATCCTGCCTCGCCGTAGGCGCCCGCGGCCTCCCGCCAGCCAGCCCCCTCGAAGCCGCACTGCTTGCCGAGCAGCGCAAGAAAAATCTTGGCCTTCTGCTCGCCAAACCCCGGAAGCGCCTGCAGCCGCTTGAGCACGGTCGGGCCGTCGGGGTTGCCGTCCGTCCAGAGCGCGCTCGCGTCACCCCGCCATTCGTCGACGAGTACCCGACAGAGCAATTGCACCCGGGCCGCCATCGAACCGGGGAAGCGATGCACAGC
This genomic stretch from Leucobacter sp. CX169 harbors:
- a CDS encoding nucleotidyltransferase domain-containing protein, which gives rise to MRLQNPFAAVSTTGLDSQVLTVLARVEQYLSIQQIHQLLPEHGSPQGIRKSVARLAAQGVLLERSVGRSIAYALNQDHLLAEIILRIAGIKSELISRIRQDISVWQVQPLTAKIFGSAARNDMHDDSDIDILVIMPDAATEESVEEAVGQLAARVTLWTGNDVRPLVYRSSEVRPASIFDSILAEGIDLAGDPSWLRKQLRKEVAHA
- a CDS encoding ABC transporter ATP-binding protein, encoding MMKLTLENVELYYNRVHALRDLSLEVNEGEIVSLLGNNGAGKTSTLSMISALVRAKSGTVTWGDRDLTKQQPWDLVGAGLLHIPEGRRVFSTMSVHENLLLGGYLVKDQKLVADRADHAYELMPRLAERRNQQGGTLSGGEQQMLALGRALVGGPKLLLLDEPSMGLAPLIVKQVMEIIKMINAEGTTILLVEQNARAALQIADRAYVLESGRVTMQGPAAELAQDPRVIEAYLGS
- a CDS encoding ABC transporter ATP-binding protein — its product is MSESTLHTPAAESQASAGGEKKVLLQVSDLAVAFGGIKAVDGLSFSVREGEIVSVIGPNGAGKTSAFNCISGFYRPNSGSVTFDGEPMTRKKPSYITKKGMARTFQNVRLFSDMSVLENVKTGMHATLGQNIFDAMLQSPRYRRSEEQCTRDAQGWLDFVGFRADDELLVTQLPYGEQRRVEIARALATQPRLLLLDEPGAGLNHNEKAELIDLIRKIRDLGVSIVLIEHDMGLVMQISERIVVLNYGKEIADGTPEQIKNDPVVIAAYLGEED
- a CDS encoding branched-chain amino acid ABC transporter permease, encoding MAKALNRLPAPMPFITRPPQPKGALAPATFMKIVAAVLFVGAAVLPFVSATPYLISILTSAFIYIVLAMGLNVVVGYAGLLDLGYIAFMAVGAYTSGILTTQFGLSMIETIPFVVLACVIAGVVIGGPTLRLRSDYLAIVTLGFGEIIRITANNLKVTGGPSGIHGIPTMSFFGWSFSDGLNLFGVQFNSKVLFYYFVLFIGIGIAVVAVARLGRGKMGRAWKSVRDDEDVSEAMGINGYATKLMAYIIGAVWGGFAGTLMAAHLSAISPNSFEFLYSALVLMAVVLGGMGSVPGVIIGALFVSLAPEFLREFSEWRFLMFGVLLVVVMIFRPKGIWPANAILPFLKKREIPPPPETSTVTVIGELPSEAEDKK
- a CDS encoding branched-chain amino acid ABC transporter permease, which translates into the protein MLQLIWNGLFVGSFYALVALGYSMVYGIIKLLNFAHGDLYMVGAFLSFIIVGGLTGLLGVVSIPVLLLVLLITMLLTGGIGVVIERIAYRPLRKSPRLAVLITAVGVSFTLEYAVRQIFGPNPKVFPVRLSGNPIDILGARITVAQIVLMVVAALLMFFLQRYIMHTREGRAMRAIALDQKAALLMGVNVNKVISRTFFIGSALAGAAGVMAAAYYGSIDFLMGFVIGLKAFTAAVIGGIGNLYGAMLGGLVLGLLESFGTNFFGGEWRDVFAFGFLILLLIFKPTGLLGERVVERV
- a CDS encoding branched-chain amino acid ABC transporter substrate-binding protein; this encodes MFSKSNSRFKGAIALTALAASAALVLSGCSGGLASGDAGGDSGEGPIKLGMLAPFSGSEAAFGDYMKNGAQLAIDEINADGGIDGRDLELVVEDDACDATASVAAAQKLVTAGVLGSVGGYCSGATLPTLPIFAEANIPMVIPAANSNALVGQGAFMINGTGAQQAASGLQFATQEGATKVAVLNDQTDYSKDLATTFIADAEAAGSPEVVLDGAVNPDDKDFSANVKAVTDTNPDFVVWTGYYQAGGLLTRQLREAGYTGPILVGDGTVDAQFSEIAGTEFTENVFGTFTKTPDMLENAGTWIADYEKVSGGDAPGPYSMQAYDAVRVVAQGMMDAGSTDGTKVKDAIQAIDGLELFSGPLKFTEDGTLSGGGFVIVKVGPEGTFVLHDDLQG
- a CDS encoding HhH-GPD-type base excision DNA repair protein codes for the protein MAIHLTDDVAADELLTSDPLALLVGMLLDQQVAMELAFSGPLKIQQRLGAFDAASIAAADPERLIEVFKQTPAVHRFPGSMAARVQLLCRVLVDEWRGDASALWTDGNPDGPTVLKRLQALPGFGEQKAKIFLALLGKQCGFEGAGWREAAGAYGEAGSFRSVADIVSPESLLMVREHKRAAKAAAKKASQ